The following are encoded together in the Salmonella enterica subsp. enterica serovar Choleraesuis genome:
- a CDS encoding LysR family transcriptional regulator: MEKNGLFNQRIRLRHLHTFVAVAQQGTLGRAAETLNLSQPALSKTLNELEGLTGVRLFERGRLGAQLTLMGEKFLTHALKVLDALNTAGLSLSRREGDPAQMVRIGALPTAALGILPGVIGNCHRQQPGINLQVATMNNTMILAALKSGEIDLGIGRMSDPEMMAGLNYELLFLESLKLVVRPSHPLLNDTITLSRVLEWPAVVSPKGTAPRQQAEALLATQGCVLPEGCIETLSASLSRQLTVEYDYVWFVPSGAVKDCLRHGTLVSLPVAIPGAGEPIGILTRVDTPLNSGSQIVLDAMRKSMPG; encoded by the coding sequence ATGGAAAAAAATGGTCTGTTTAATCAGCGCATTCGCCTGCGCCATCTGCATACTTTTGTCGCCGTCGCTCAACAGGGCACCCTGGGGCGGGCCGCAGAAACCCTCAATCTTAGCCAGCCCGCGCTGTCTAAAACCTTAAATGAGCTGGAAGGCCTGACCGGCGTGCGGCTGTTCGAGCGCGGCCGTCTGGGTGCGCAGCTGACGCTGATGGGGGAAAAATTCCTAACCCATGCGCTTAAGGTGCTGGACGCGCTTAACACCGCCGGGCTTTCTCTCAGCCGCCGTGAAGGCGATCCCGCCCAGATGGTACGCATTGGCGCACTGCCCACCGCCGCACTGGGCATCCTTCCAGGCGTTATCGGCAATTGTCATCGCCAGCAGCCCGGCATTAACCTGCAGGTGGCGACCATGAACAACACCATGATTCTGGCAGCGCTTAAATCTGGCGAGATAGATTTAGGAATTGGCCGGATGTCCGACCCGGAAATGATGGCCGGCCTTAACTATGAGCTGCTGTTTCTGGAGTCATTAAAGCTGGTAGTTCGCCCTTCTCACCCATTGCTAAACGACACCATCACTCTGAGCCGGGTGCTGGAGTGGCCTGCGGTGGTGTCGCCGAAAGGCACGGCTCCGCGTCAGCAAGCCGAAGCGCTGCTGGCAACCCAGGGCTGCGTGTTACCGGAAGGTTGCATTGAAACCCTCTCTGCTTCGCTCTCGCGCCAGCTTACCGTGGAATACGATTATGTGTGGTTTGTGCCTTCCGGCGCGGTTAAAGACTGCCTGCGTCACGGGACTCTGGTCTCTTTACCGGTAGCAATACCGGGAGCCGGAGAGCCGATTGGGATCCTGACCCGAGTGGATACCCCGCTTAATAGCGGGTCTCAAATCGTGCTGGATGCCATGAGGAAATCAATGCCTGGATAA